The Epinephelus lanceolatus isolate andai-2023 chromosome 21, ASM4190304v1, whole genome shotgun sequence genome has a segment encoding these proteins:
- the syt5b gene encoding synaptotagmin Vb has product MRLASVGVGVRARRAAEPSEPESEEATEPAHHEHSHAEHHEHSHTEHHPGHDYNHMKEKFMNELGHLPIPVWAVAAIVVVVLVLVACFIFCLFKKCFAKKKKPKKVRERKAGRRKKEKEGEGEAGEKEGEVKKEGEEEEKEQEKLGKLEFSLDYNFTDAQLIVGILQAQDLAAMDMGGTSDPYVKVFLLPDKKKKYETKVQRKNLCPVFNETFIFKIPYAELGGKTLVLQVFDFDRFSKHDMIGEIKIPMNSVDLGQPMQQWRDLESGEKEEQEKLGDICISLRYVPTAGKLTVNIMEAKNLKKMDVGGLSDPYVKIVLQQNGKRIKKKKTTVKKNTLNPYFNESFSFDVPFEQIQKVQVVITVFDYDKLGSNDPIGKTFMGYGATGVGLRHWSDMLANPRRPVAQWHTLLPEEEVDAAVKAKPR; this is encoded by the exons ATGAGGTTGGCCAGTGTTGGGGTCGGGGTCCGGGCCCGGAGGGCTGCAGAGCCGTCTGAACCAGAGTCGGAGGAAGCAACAGAGCCGGCTCACCACGAGCACTCCCATGCAGAACACCATGAGCACTCGCATACAGAACATCACCCCGGCCACGACTACAACCACATGAAGGAGAAGTTCATGAATGAACTCGGTCATCTGCCAA TCCCCGTGTGGGCGGTAGCAGCCATCGTTGTGGTGGTCCTTGTTTTGGTGGCGTGCTTCATCTTCTGCCTTTTCAAGAAATGCTtcgcaaaaaagaaaaagccaaaGAAAGTGAGGGAGAGGAAAGCAGGTCGCCgcaaaaaggaaaaggaaggtGAAGGAGAGGCGGGAGAGAAg GAGGGGGAGGTGaagaaggaaggagaggaagaggagaaggaacaGGAAAAGTTGGGTAAGCTGGAGTTCTCGTTGGACTACAACTTCACAGATGCCCAG CTCATAGTGGGTATCCTTCAGGCTCAGGACCTCGCAGCTATGGACATGGGGGGAACCTCAGACCCCTATGTCAAAGTCTTTTTGTTGCCAGACAAAAAGAAGAAGTACGAGACCAAAGTTCAGCGCAAGAACTTATGCCCCGTTTTCAACGAGACTTTCATCTTCAAG ATCCCGTATGCAGAGTTGGGCGGAAAGACTTTGGTGCTGCAAGTTTTTGACTTTGACCGTTTCTCCAAGCACGATATGATCGGCGAGATAAAGATCCCCATGAACAGCGTTGATTTGGGACAGCCAATGCAACAATGGAGAGACTTGGAGAGTGGTGAGAAGGAGGAG CAAGAAAAACTGGGCGATATTTGCATTTCTTTACGATATGTCCCAACTGCTGGGAAACTGACCGTGAACATCATGGAGGCAAAGAACCTGAAGAAAATGGATGTTGGTGGTTTATCAG ATCCGTATGTGAAGATTGttctgcagcaaaatgggaaGCGGATTAAGAAGAAAAAGACGACTGTCAAGAAAAACACGCTCAATCCTTACTTTAATGAGAGTTTCAGCTTTGACGTCCCCTTTGAGCAGATACAG AAAGTGCAAGTCGTCATCACAGTGTTTGACTACGACAAACTTGGAAGCAATGACCCCATTGGAAAAACCTTCATGGGTTATGGAGCTACGGGGGTCGGCCTGCGCCACTGGTCAGATATGCTCGCTAACCCTAGGCGTccagttgctcagtggcacactCTTCTGCCAGAAGAAGAAGTCGACGCGGCAGTCAAAGCAAAACCTCGTTAA